TTATTCAAGTATACAGAGGTTATTGGAAGAGATACCCTTGAATGTACGGCGAAATATGATCTTTCAACATGGTGGGTCTCATGTTCATTACCACCGAAAAGTAACACAATATTTAAATGGAACGTTTGCTGGTCGATGGATTGGCAGGAATGGTCCCATTTTATGGCCTCCTAGGTCTCCCGATTTGAGACCTCTCGATTTCTTTGTGTGAGGATGTATGAAATAACTAGTGTATCAAGTGGAAGGTTATAATAAAACTCATCTTATTACTAGAATTCTTCAAGCGAGTGATAtccttaaaaatgaaatgcgAGTTGATATAACAAGAACTCACATTAGAATTAGAGCTCGCAAATGCGTTAAAAACAACGgtttaaacataaatattactaatttttagatttgttGGCAGTTATTAtgttttgattgatttttattcttcCTAATATAGCGTTTGATTTAACGacactattattattttattctgaTGGTATATCTCGAGAACGGTTACACTCTATATATTACTAAATTTCGttaaatcgattcagaatGACATTTTTTGCAATCCCGCTCAGTTATTTCTACCGACTAccaaacaccttgtataataaCTTACAATTGGATGATCTAAAATAGGGTCAGACAAGGTTTTATTCATGTAAAAGACACATAATTTGTAGAAGTATAAATGGGATGTGCCGAAATAAGCCATGGgcttcttaatttttaatgtgattTTAACTGTACTGTAGAGATATTAGAGACTATTTGGCAAGGATATGAAAATACATACAGAcgtatataaaatgaaaagttacgaaTATATATAGGGTCGTTCATCCAACCCGTTCATTAACTTTATTAGGATCTAAAAgagatataaatttgaaagtaaGTTAACTTCGAcgtgtactatttttttatagaatgttctaattgaaaaagtagACTTCAGCGAGTTCAAAAATGTGATTGTTAACTCAATTTTGGATACTCTGTGCAACACTAAGGTAAATAAATAGCAAAAGTGTAAATTCAAAGCTCTTTACTGATATTCTGCAAAATATGAAGATTATGTCTTTAATAACTGCGGAGATATGTAGGTAATTTGGAAGGCTAAGTAGAGGAGATTATACAGAAAATGTGTATGAAATATTAGACTGAacctaaaaagaaaataatttgctgGGAGTACCGTTTATAAGAAGCAAGTTGATAgctatttccggttaaaccgaaAGTGACaggaatttgtaaatatttaaaaaaatagtagacGTAGAAGTtaacttaatttcaaattttcaaattcgtatcaCTTTTAAATCTCGGTAAGATACTTTTAATAAATGGGTTGGGTGAATAACGCTGTATggataaattttgcaataacgTGATGTTTCCTTAATCACTACTATATGGCAAGATCTTTATATGTTCATTTGGCTAAAAATGACTAGGAGTGAAAGCTCTGAATTCGAAATaacatataaatataataaagacATATACACTTATAGAGGAGCGTCCAAATTCGATGAAATTTAGAAGTTTCTCAACATCTGGAGAACATATTACATTTCCTGAAGtcgattttgcattttttcgaCGTTCAAGCAGTCATGATTTCAAATCAAACTGTTCCTGAAGATATGCAGAAGTTGGCAACATTGAagtttgatcaattttttgagTTGAAATTGGAATGTTTGGCATGGCATATTTTCCTCACTATGGCTCATAAAACAAACTTGAGGCTTCTACAGTAATGACATTAAATGTAGTGGacattttagaattattttattaacaatgtccACGccatttaattcaaaaaatttaattttaaaaatcagcaTTGTCACGTAAACTTACCGGCTGAGGTTCAAATGAGGTAAAGTGAACTTTCAAAGATTATTTACAATTGTCAAACAAACTTaagttttttacttaaattgtTAGGGGTAACTAATCTAATACTGATAAATCTATGACCACCTAATTGTTACCTCCCGCACAAGAAAGTCCTTATGCTGCAGAAAGCCAGACCGACATGGACCTCTTggattttattgtaatttacatTCCATCTCTGTTTAACTATATTTTATCctcatttaatatatttttcccaGAATAATagctaacaaaaaaaactgccGGACTCCTTCGTTCCTATGCAGAAACATTTCTCACGTGGATAAAGTTTACGAAAACGACGAAATTGAGAAAAGTTACGGCTAAAAAGACGAATATCAACTAGGCTGAACTCTATTATCACTGTTTAGGGAGATTCTTTTTTCTCTGCCCATTGAGAGGGCACATTCACTTGAAATGATATACCGTAAGGCCTTAAAtggtaaattaaatattctagGACGTACATTTGGTTTGGAGTCACGTAGTGGAACGATACTGCATTGTCTGAACAGCATTCCATACCCTATATGAACATAAATGTATAGCAATGCAGATTAATATGTGGAGCTTCTCCTGatgattaaataaacattacgGTTCTTACTTGAAAAACTAAGAACTTCATAACTTGTTGGTTAAATCATTAATTAGGAGAAAGACCTTATATGGGCAACTGTAcctaaagataatttttatggaaaataccCAAGTTTTGCGTGTGGTTAACAAGGAATAGTGCCCAAGTAACTAACTACATATCAAACGGGTATCATAGCTTTTATTTCTGTGTTTCCATAAATATTAGCCCCTTGATAAAATTGCTAGAACTTtagaaaatttggaattcaCTTACctctttattttcataataaatgtACTGCCAATACCAGAAACTCTTTGAAACATGACCAGGAATTAGATGATGTTCAGGAACGAAGGGGAAAAATCTTCCACGCCCTAAAGAGTCTCTGGAATCCCCTGCTGTCACATTTACTGCCTCCATACATCGACCCAACTCCACGTCTTCGGCGCCATTGTCACTTTTTGAGCAACCCGAAGCATTTTTGAGCCCAACctaaatatgttaaaaataatattcgtCAAAGATTTCTAGAGAAAGTTGATGATGTACCTCAACAAATCGTTTTAAAGCTTCCTTACTCAGTACATAACCAGCCCCACCGCTCATATACCCTTGTTTTACATAAGGCTTAAACCGACAACCGAAATATATTGATTGGTTCGAACTATATGGCATCAGCATGtatcttaaattttctaatatcaCATACCtacaaaaaacataaaaatgtttgttagaacatacaattttgttcattcttttataacttttttaactcaaaCTGTACATACCGTTTGTTGTGCtctgagtaaaaaaaaaaacgttgggTGATGCCATACTCAGGATGAGAGTAGAAGATAGGGGTAAGATGAGTTAGtggttttaattaagaaaggaGGTTTTGATTatggagggggggggggggctacAGATACGTTTTGGCAGGCCAACGATGATGATGTAATTAAAAAGACACCCTTCAATGGTGCCACACTTAAGATGTAGCGACGGTAGATGGATGtgtgatttaaattaaaagaggaGGTTCTGATTGTAGTTTTAAGGTTTGCAGGTAAGTTTACCGATTAGTATACACATTTTACAGGAGTGCAGTTGCAACCACCTTGTATTGTCACATATTATAAACTTAAACACTGACTAAGAAGCACTTACGTATCATCATCTGCTTTAAGGAACCAATCAGCTTTATCAAAATAATGCTTATAGACATATTCGAAGGCCCGTTTTGTTTTGCCCCATAAATACTTTCGGCCTTCGTTTATGGGGAGAGCTATGGAGGGTAACGATGGatctgaaatataaaattattggtaaagtttgaaaaggtaAGGATAATCAAGGTAAATGCGCCTCATTACagcattaaagaaaaagacTCGGATCGATCGAGCAAACAgtaaattttatgtatttataataaatatacagggtacatattgaaaattgaacgtttttgaccatgggtttattagcattttttaattattttgcaaactAATATACTACTATCGCCTCCTGAAATATATCCTTGATGATATGTTACTCTGTATACTATCTGCTATATTTTATGGTTTAACTTGTTTTTTGGCTATTAATTGTTGGGgttctttttatttgaaaaaatgtcctgTCCTCAAACCTTTTTCTGTCAATATTGTAATGAAAATCTTGATAAATTAGATCAAAGTTTCGTACATAAGTCAATGTATTTACAAACATTGCAATGGTAACTTTGGAactaatgatttttaaaacattcaggTGATTGAATAACactaataaaacaaaactgaacagcgatttatataatttaaggCAAACAGGATGTGAAATTTAAGTATTGTtccttttcattttcaaacattttagaTAAACGGGTGTATGGAATAAACCATGATGAACCCACACAGGCAAAATACAactgcaaatttaattaaattgggaATGACCTAAATTGTTGTTGTATGACGATATTTCAATTGATAGCATTTGTAAGATTGCTACCTACGACAatataattttactttaaatatccCAAAATACtcacatataaatttaaacaccGTAATTTCGCAtttgaaatctaaaacgattcGTAATATAactgaataataatttttcatgcaaACAGTACCACgcaaaatgtattatttaatgtacTGCAGAGAGATTGTGGATAAAACTGTAGATAACCAGACTGTGGAAAGGAAGTGGCCATTATTGTTTGGAAGatagttgaaaaaaataagtgTAGAGATACCTTTCGTGTTATTCGGCATTAACTCTATATTaccttaaattttcttttgtcgaaaaactttttaaaattaaatagtgCTGTTACTATTAATTTACCTTCTTTTGAACTCATGAACAATAATACATTACATCTCTTCCCCCAAGTATTCTTAACATGTTTCGCCTTTTTCTCGTGATTACTAGGCCCAGTCATAATCCAGCACAGCACTTTCACACCATTATAGAGCTTATCAGCTACAGAACTGTCTTCCAGTAAATGAAATTCTTCATCTTTAGAATGTATTCCTAGAGAGATTATGACGATCATAGATAAATATAGACTTCAATATTATGTTGAACTAATAACCTGGATCAATAGTTGGGCCTGCTACAAACTCCATTTCATAGCTGCTATGAGGGTCCGAAAATGTGATTTGCTGTGATAATGCAACATAAGCTACCGTGAATCCTATTGCTAGGCCAGATAATAATGTTAGGATGCAGTGTTTGTTTAGTGATTGCCTGAAATTATGATATAAGGATGTGTAATATCCACGTTTACGTTCAGGGTATCCCACGAGAGGTGATTCTatatttcttcttcaaaaCGGCAAGAGATACAAATGGTTATTTACCCAACTAGTGCGCAAAGCCACACTTTAACGTACGTTGATTGCCGTTGACCGAACGATGAGAAAGTTTTCCCTTACTACCTGGGAAAGTAGATGAGGAGTGGGTTGGTTCTCCCATCCAAacagtttaaatttgattacCCTGTAGAGGATCACCTCTCATATGCTACCCTATACTTACACCCAAATACAGGAGATATATAACTTTGATGTATACAGTAGATTAATATAGATCTAGAACCTTTGAAAACCACAGTACAAAAGtattattagatattttaataattatgacAATAAAGGACATATCATTTCCTTAGAATATGTAACATAAAAACTACTTTAACTTCAGGGGATGACTTATTGTAATCACAAAACATAACTGTTAGCATAATCTTATGCTCATATTACATGTTGTATAAACCCAGTATAACAAGTTTCGatagaactgataaatttatatatcCATTACAACTGAAGATAAATACTATCTATCCctaatattcaattaaaattaattcctaCAGAAATAAGTCTACTTACCATTTATACATCCTTATTTGTCTCATATCAAATTGTTCCTAACTGAAACTATTTTATATCACCCATATGACCATTGTTAAAAATACTTCTGGGTGTAATACAATTAGTCCACATTACAGCTAATGGCTTAAATGTCTGCACAGCCttaaacagtaatttttagttaaataaacattaaatattgtttacgaCTGCTTttttatacatacatacatacatacaaaatgcaaatattaaaaatatttaatttaaattattaaaaaagaaagaaaaactaTATAGTAGATAAACTTAACGATATCAAAGAATTTACAGCACACTTATTTGCAGATCTACACACATGAGTGATTTAATCATTTAAACCATAATTAGTCCAAAAATAAGTCAGATATAAAAGCTTATTCTTATGTTTTGATACAGTAGGCATTTAAGAACTGGTGATTTGGAACGGTTCAAGATAGCTCACAATTtggcaaataattttatgcaaaCTGCACAGATCTGATATCACCCTTCCCTTCAGATGCAAGAATCATTCTTGctctaaacaaattttttagttttatgagTGCACATTAGGATTCAAGCCagtcaattaaattaaatccttGACttcccttaaaaaatgtttggtaGTTTTTCGAAATGGCTGAAGGATGAATTATTGGAGGCAGTAGCATAGGTGCTACTACCCCCAATAATTAaggacaaatttaatttcatagttaatttttaagtttattgaTTGATATAATTATCGTTGGACTATAG
This portion of the Euwallacea fornicatus isolate EFF26 chromosome 4, ASM4011564v1, whole genome shotgun sequence genome encodes:
- the C1GalTA gene encoding glycoprotein-N-acetylgalactosamine 3-beta-galactosyltransferase 1 isoform X2 is translated as MRQIRMYKWQSLNKHCILTLLSGLAIGFTVAYVALSQQITFSDPHSSYEMEFVAGPTIDPGIHSKDEEFHLLEDSSVADKLYNGVKVLCWIMTGPSNHEKKAKHVKNTWGKRCNVLLFMSSKEDPSLPSIALPINEGRKYLWGKTKRAFEYVYKHYFDKADWFLKADDDTYVILENLRYMLMPYSSNQSIYFGCRFKPYVKQGYMSGGAGYVLSKEALKRFVEVGLKNASGCSKSDNGAEDVELGRCMEAVNVTAGDSRDSLGRGRFFPFVPEHHLIPGHVSKSFWYWQYIYYENKEGMECCSDNAVSFHYVTPNQIECALSMGREKRISLNSDNRVQPS
- the C1GalTA gene encoding glycoprotein-N-acetylgalactosamine 3-beta-galactosyltransferase 1 isoform X1, whose translation is MRQIRMYKWQSLNKHCILTLLSGLAIGFTVAYVALSQQITFSDPHSSYEMEFVAGPTIDPGIHSKDEEFHLLEDSSVADKLYNGVKVLCWIMTGPSNHEKKAKHVKNTWGKRCNVLLFMSSKEDPSLPSIALPINEGRKYLWGKTKRAFEYVYKHYFDKADWFLKADDDTYVILENLRYMLMPYSSNQSIYFGCRFKPYVKQGYMSGGAGYVLSKEALKRFVEVGLKNASGCSKSDNGAEDVELGRCMEAVNVTAGDSRDSLGRGRFFPFVPEHHLIPGHVSKSFWYWQYIYYENKEGMECCSDNAVSFHYVTPNQMYVLEYLIYHLRPYGISFQVNVPSQWAEKKESP